The genomic interval CCGGCCGTATGTGGACAGAGGAAGAACTGCACAGGGTCGCCGCGATCATCGAAAAGTATAACCTCTGGGTGGTGTCCGACGAGATCCACTGTGACCTGATCCGCTGCGGCCGCCGCCACATCCCGATGGCAAAGGTCATGGATCGCTATCCCAAGCTCATCACCTGCATGGCGCCTACCAAGACCTTTAACATGGCGGGGCTTGCGTTTTCCAATATCATCATCCGCGATCCGGCGCTGCGCGCCCGTTTTCAGGAGCGCGACAAGCTGTTCGGCATGGTCAACCCCATGTCGCTGACGGCGGCGCAGGCGGCCTATTCGCGCGGTGGAGCGTGGCATGAAGCACTAAAGCAGTATTTGGACGAAAACTTCGCATTCGTCAAGGCGTTTCTGTCCCAGGAGCTGCCGGAGGCGGTCATGTACATTCCGGAGGCGACGTATCTGGCGTGGGTCGATCTGTCGCGCTGCCTGCCGGACGTGGCGGACCTACCGGACTTCTTCGCCAACAAGGCGGGCGTTCTGCTCGAGGGCGGGGATTCTCTCTTCGTCGGCAACGCAAAAGGCTATGTGCGCCTGAATCTTGCGATGCCGCGCGCGATCATTCAGACCGGTCTGGAGCGGATGCGCGATGCGATCCGCGAAGAGCAGGCAAAGCATTAAAAACAAAGCAAAAAGCCCGATATGGCCAGCGCCATATCGGGCTTTTTCCCGTTTTTATTCCCACGTCTTCCACACATCCGGGCAATAGCCGACGGTGGCCTGCCGGCCGTTGCGGACGATGGGCGTCTGCAACAGGGACGGATCTTCGAGCAGCCGCTCGATCTTGTCCTGCTCATAGGCCAGGTGCTGCACAAGCGCGTAGTCCGCCGCCTTGGGATTGAGCATGGTATCCAGCCCGACAGCATTTTTCACGCTCGTCAGTTCGCCGCGGCTCATCCCATAGCGCAGCAGGTCAATGGCCTGGTACGGGATGCGGCGCTCCTTAAAATAGCGCTCGGCCTTTTTCGTGTCAAAGCATTTGGATTTGCCCCAGATCTGGATCTTCATGGCGCACTCCCCTGCTCAGACTTCAATGATCACGGGCAGCACCATGGGGCTGCGGCGCGTGGTCTTATACAGATAGCCGCTGATGTTCGACTTCACGCGGCCCTTGATGGTCGCCCAGTCGTGCTGTTTCTGCCGCTCGCAGCTGGCAAGGCTTTCATTCACGACACGCTTGAGCTCGCCCATGAGTGCCTCCGCCTCTTTGACATACACAAAGCCGCGGGTAATGATCTCAGGATCAGCGACCGGCTTGCCGTTTTCGGACGAGAGCGTGATGATGGCCATCACGATGCCGTCCTCGGCCAGATGACGGCGGTCGCGCAGCACGGCGCTGCCGACGTCACCGATGCCGGTGCCGTCGATATACACATCGCCCGCTGGGACATTGCTCGTCGCGCGCATACTGCGCTTGGTGATCTCGATCACTTCGCCGTTTTTAGCCACGAGCACGTTCTTCGGCTCCACGCCCATGAGTTTGCCGATCTCGGCATGCTTGCACAGCATCCGATACTCGCCGTGCACGGGGATAAAGTAACGCGGCTTCGTCAGCGCGAGCATCATCTTCAGCTCCTCCTGGCAGGCATGACCGGAGACGTGCAGCGGCGTGTTGCGGTCATAGATGACCTCCGCGCCCTTCTGAAACAGCTCGTCAATGACGCGGCTGATCGTGATCTCGTTGCCCGGAATGGCCGAGGCAGAGATGATGATGCGGTCGCCGGCGTCGATCGTGACCTGTTTGTGCTCGGAAAACGCCATACGGTGCAGCGCAGACATCGGCTCACCCTG from Clostridiales bacterium carries:
- a CDS encoding ArsC family transcriptional regulator; amino-acid sequence: MKIQIWGKSKCFDTKKAERYFKERRIPYQAIDLLRYGMSRGELTSVKNAVGLDTMLNPKAADYALVQHLAYEQDKIERLLEDPSLLQTPIVRNGRQATVGYCPDVWKTWE
- a CDS encoding PatB family C-S lyase codes for the protein MTYNFDEIIDRRHTNALNTDGFRGYIFHAGPEKVFAFKDEEFVRMWVADMEFAVAPEILDALRARIDRRIFGYTGLYDDEYYRTFSKWCRDHYDWSFPKEQLCVSPGIIPALYQLTETLCGPDEKVLLNTPAYGYFLHAAEYASVDVLTSPLHKKADGTFEVDYEDFERKCADPACKLVFWCNPHNPTGRMWTEEELHRVAAIIEKYNLWVVSDEIHCDLIRCGRRHIPMAKVMDRYPKLITCMAPTKTFNMAGLAFSNIIIRDPALRARFQERDKLFGMVNPMSLTAAQAAYSRGGAWHEALKQYLDENFAFVKAFLSQELPEAVMYIPEATYLAWVDLSRCLPDVADLPDFFANKAGVLLEGGDSLFVGNAKGYVRLNLAMPRAIIQTGLERMRDAIREEQAKH